From Spirochaetales bacterium, a single genomic window includes:
- a CDS encoding carbohydrate ABC transporter permease, producing MRRLKAAKDELVFQFFGYIILGVIGFITIFPFLVLIGSSFASEKEIITQGYTVLPRRPACEAYGMILRNPQKIIRAYGVTIFITGAGTIAALFISAMTAYVISRKTVKYRNVLAFFLYFTTLFNGGLAPYYIVVSNVYHLRNSLLVLLLVPMFNVFYILILRNFIRAIPESLVESAQIEGAGDFYIFIRIILPLTKPALASIGLFTALFYWNDWWTAMMFVDTEAIYPLQYVLYQILSSVNVAAYMVNNIPSFNMPKETLKLAMTVVSTGPVIFLYVFAQKYFVKGVTLGAVKG from the coding sequence TTGAGACGGTTAAAAGCGGCAAAAGACGAACTTGTTTTTCAGTTTTTCGGATACATTATCCTGGGGGTAATCGGGTTTATCACGATTTTCCCCTTTCTCGTTCTGATCGGAAGTTCATTCGCCTCGGAAAAAGAGATAATCACACAGGGATATACCGTATTACCGCGGCGACCGGCGTGTGAGGCGTACGGGATGATTTTGAGAAATCCCCAGAAAATTATACGGGCGTACGGGGTGACGATCTTTATTACAGGCGCCGGAACGATAGCCGCCCTCTTTATTTCCGCGATGACCGCCTATGTGATTTCACGAAAAACGGTAAAATACAGAAACGTACTGGCATTTTTTCTTTATTTCACCACCCTTTTCAACGGCGGACTCGCCCCCTACTATATCGTTGTCTCGAATGTCTACCATCTGCGGAATTCCCTGCTCGTTCTGCTACTCGTACCGATGTTCAACGTCTTTTATATCTTAATCCTGAGAAATTTTATCCGCGCTATTCCGGAATCGCTCGTCGAATCGGCGCAAATCGAAGGGGCGGGAGATTTTTATATCTTTATAAGGATCATCCTTCCATTGACAAAACCGGCCCTCGCGTCGATCGGTCTTTTTACCGCACTCTTCTACTGGAATGACTGGTGGACCGCTATGATGTTCGTCGATACGGAAGCGATATACCCCCTTCAATATGTACTCTATCAGATTCTCTCGAGTGTGAATGTCGCCGCGTATATGGTCAACAACATTCCGTCGTTCAATATGCCGAAAGAAACATTGAAACTTGCCATGACGGTCGTTTCAACGGGCCCGGTCATCTTTCTCTATGTTTTCGCGCAAAAATACTTTGTCAAAGGCGTGACCCTCGGCGCGGTGAAAGGATAA
- the pyrF gene encoding orotidine-5'-phosphate decarboxylase → MKTDFFSGLTTRIAKTESILCIGIDPQHELDPADIYTGLLEWCKKLIDRTHRYAACYKPNIAFFEAWGHEGLRALKDVIASIPDDIPVIVDAKRSDIGNTAKAYAASLFKHFGADAVTLNPYLGRESVQPFLEYSGRGLFLLCRTSNPGAGAIQELSVSAAGDEPLPLYLRIAGEAASWSEHIGLVVAGNDPGSLEAVRSMFPHIWILSPGIGAQGGDAEAAVRAGIRNDGGGLIINVSRSIACADDPAKKAEAYHGQFRAILSKHKTDSGKKGSTMRDEKRMRLVKRIIDNGCFRTGSFTLKSGLVSPFYIDLRLLIADAALLSDTASAYIEIIRTLRFSRIAGIPFAGIPIATVIAQKLNAPMIFPRLQKKEHGSGNMIEGAYEKGEEVVLVDDLITTGKSKFEALDILEEAGLVVRDLVVLIERGSSGRKELDERGVRLHSCFRAAQFVRLCHEGGCIRDEVYKAVIEFLEKT, encoded by the coding sequence ATGAAAACCGATTTTTTTTCCGGACTCACAACACGAATAGCAAAGACAGAAAGCATACTCTGCATCGGGATCGATCCCCAGCACGAACTCGATCCTGCCGATATCTATACAGGTCTCCTCGAATGGTGTAAAAAACTCATCGATAGGACCCACCGTTATGCGGCATGTTATAAACCGAATATCGCCTTTTTTGAAGCGTGGGGACACGAAGGCCTGCGCGCGCTTAAGGATGTAATCGCTTCGATCCCTGATGATATTCCCGTGATTGTCGATGCGAAACGGTCGGATATCGGGAATACGGCAAAAGCGTACGCGGCTTCACTGTTCAAGCATTTCGGGGCGGATGCGGTCACCCTCAATCCCTATCTGGGAAGGGAATCGGTGCAGCCGTTTCTCGAATACTCAGGCAGGGGGCTTTTTCTCCTCTGCAGGACCTCGAATCCGGGCGCCGGCGCCATTCAGGAACTTTCCGTTTCGGCAGCAGGGGATGAGCCCCTTCCGCTTTATCTGCGGATTGCCGGCGAGGCAGCATCATGGAGTGAACATATCGGGCTTGTGGTTGCCGGAAACGACCCCGGTTCGCTTGAAGCGGTCCGCTCCATGTTTCCACATATCTGGATACTCTCACCGGGGATCGGGGCGCAGGGAGGTGACGCCGAAGCGGCGGTACGCGCGGGAATCAGAAATGACGGGGGCGGGCTCATCATCAATGTGTCGCGAAGTATCGCCTGTGCCGATGATCCGGCGAAAAAGGCGGAAGCATACCATGGGCAATTTCGCGCGATCCTGTCAAAGCACAAGACCGATAGCGGTAAAAAGGGATCGACGATGCGGGACGAAAAGCGGATGCGCCTCGTAAAACGGATTATCGATAACGGCTGCTTCAGGACCGGCTCCTTTACCCTGAAATCCGGACTCGTCTCACCGTTTTATATCGATCTCAGACTCCTTATAGCTGATGCGGCATTGCTTTCGGATACCGCTTCCGCCTACATCGAGATTATACGGACCCTGCGGTTCAGCCGGATCGCCGGTATCCCCTTCGCAGGAATACCGATCGCGACGGTGATCGCACAGAAACTCAACGCACCGATGATTTTCCCGCGTCTACAGAAAAAGGAACATGGAAGCGGTAATATGATCGAAGGGGCTTATGAAAAAGGAGAAGAGGTTGTCCTTGTCGATGATCTGATTACCACGGGGAAAAGCAAATTCGAAGCCCTCGATATCCTCGAAGAAGCGGGTCTTGTTGTCAGGGATCTGGTGGTCCTTATCGAACGGGGAAGTTCCGGAAGAAAGGAACTGGATGAACGGGGAGTGAGGCTTCACTCGTGTTTTCGGGCGGCTCAATTTGTCAGGCTTTGTCACGAGGGCGGATGTATCCGGGATGAAGTCTATAAGGCCGTCATCGAGTTTCTGGAAAAGACATGA
- a CDS encoding DUF401 family protein, whose product MEIIVQAPAILKIAVSLLFILVVNRLTKNLLIAVSAATVMLAFWAGHSVTGAAGIVRTRMSQPDTVALLIVIFGVIWFTTQMAETGVMKEMVGIIKNGVSQRCAMAVLPALIGLLPMPGGALFSAPLLDDCDTRKSVSPGLKARINYWFRHIWEYWWPLYPGVILAITLSGLPLWQFVLLQLPLSVLSVLAGSLFLLRNIKRPPEMNEHGEKMDFRQLFIIILPVIVVIGVYAAIRLAIPALAELNQYLPMYIGIITAMIVLQVQRPLAGKRWIRIFLSKKTFSLALLVAVIRIYGAFIEAPLPDGRLIMDIMKAELGTAGIPLIAVIVIVPFISGLSTGIAFGFVGASFPIVVNIIGTNPGTGVFLSSILLAYASGYMGMILSPVHVCFIVTNEYFKTELLRNLIKLIMPVLFVLAGAFLLFFMIRIVIP is encoded by the coding sequence ATGGAAATTATCGTACAGGCGCCCGCCATCCTGAAAATAGCGGTTTCTCTTCTTTTTATTCTTGTCGTTAACAGGCTGACGAAAAACCTTCTCATTGCGGTATCCGCGGCCACGGTGATGCTGGCATTCTGGGCCGGGCATTCGGTTACCGGCGCGGCCGGGATCGTCCGGACGAGGATGTCTCAGCCGGATACCGTCGCCCTTTTGATCGTCATATTCGGTGTGATATGGTTTACGACCCAGATGGCTGAAACCGGAGTGATGAAAGAGATGGTCGGCATTATCAAGAACGGCGTATCGCAGCGGTGCGCGATGGCCGTGCTTCCCGCACTTATCGGTCTTCTACCAATGCCGGGTGGTGCGCTTTTTTCCGCACCGCTTCTCGACGACTGCGATACCCGCAAATCGGTCTCACCCGGGCTGAAAGCGAGAATCAATTACTGGTTCCGCCATATCTGGGAATACTGGTGGCCGCTTTATCCCGGGGTGATCCTCGCGATCACCCTTTCGGGCCTTCCACTCTGGCAGTTCGTCCTGCTTCAACTGCCGCTCAGTGTGCTTTCCGTTCTCGCGGGAAGCCTGTTTTTATTGCGAAATATAAAACGCCCGCCTGAGATGAATGAACATGGTGAAAAAATGGATTTCCGTCAATTGTTTATCATCATCCTCCCCGTGATCGTCGTGATCGGAGTATACGCGGCGATCAGGCTGGCGATTCCCGCGCTTGCCGAATTGAATCAGTATCTTCCGATGTATATCGGCATCATTACCGCTATGATCGTTTTGCAGGTGCAGCGGCCGCTTGCGGGAAAACGGTGGATAAGGATCTTTCTTTCAAAAAAAACATTTTCCCTCGCGCTGCTTGTCGCCGTGATTCGCATTTACGGGGCGTTTATCGAGGCCCCCCTTCCGGACGGAAGGCTTATAATGGATATTATGAAAGCGGAACTGGGTACCGCCGGAATACCGCTTATTGCCGTCATCGTCATCGTCCCGTTTATAAGCGGTCTCTCCACGGGAATCGCGTTCGGTTTTGTCGGTGCGAGTTTTCCCATTGTCGTCAATATCATCGGGACGAATCCCGGGACCGGAGTTTTTCTGTCATCGATACTTCTGGCATATGCATCGGGGTATATGGGGATGATCCTGTCACCGGTTCATGTATGCTTTATCGTCACAAACGAGTATTTCAAGACGGAGCTTCTCAGGAATCTGATCAAACTCATTATGCCCGTTCTCTTTGTCCTTGCCGGTGCCTTTCTTCTCTTTTTTATGATCCGGATTGTCATTCCGTAA
- a CDS encoding PEGA domain-containing protein codes for MGTRRFVFLFLLLSGIIFLFSCTTSRGNLFKRTLASDKDSTTYTEDDDEKFNLQEEDAEEEEEENRLTIKSRPHHASVYIDDVYYGKTPLVIEYLTAGDYRLEIRLEGYRIQTDWLYYNGSNMTYETELVPIIGYLDIHVEPPDALIVVGGEYITGPHAEIPIGEYLLRVRYFGYTEYTGTVVIEEGKTTSRDIALEKAAFSATGLSANRIRFNPSNPGSLGTTIISFHVTNRGTAGLLIIDGNGNEVLDYPFPPFATWEQEFEWNGKTGGGKSLPDGEYTVRISARGDDGNDVVLSMAVVIDRSITISYLSIFNGMSGLLYTPTAETLPSGGFQLSTVILAHLEEGDDEILMRAPVVLSGRFGCGESLEVDYLAAMILGSGERSIGFASIGVKKLLFTTKDSVGFSGGIYAKASYHDGTGSDTLSNFLGISGGVPLQFHAGPFSFVLSPEIVLSVYRVTYTSDYDEESGFYSWGYVRGGLLLDMGTVIAGLSCAVRTLPFSEGFGFDYPALGAAECHFMIPDTSIYVSLAAATEFVSIDNFYVMGGLGLGVIF; via the coding sequence ATGGGCACGCGCCGTTTCGTATTTCTTTTTTTATTATTATCCGGGATTATTTTTCTTTTCTCCTGCACGACATCCCGCGGCAACCTTTTTAAAAGGACACTCGCATCCGACAAAGATTCGACGACATACACGGAAGACGACGATGAAAAATTCAATCTCCAGGAAGAAGATGCGGAGGAGGAAGAGGAGGAAAACAGACTGACCATCAAAAGCCGGCCTCATCACGCTTCAGTCTATATCGACGACGTCTATTACGGGAAAACCCCGCTTGTCATCGAATACCTCACGGCAGGGGATTATAGACTCGAAATCAGACTCGAAGGCTATCGAATACAAACCGACTGGCTGTACTACAACGGCAGCAACATGACATATGAAACGGAACTCGTCCCGATCATCGGATATCTCGATATTCATGTCGAACCTCCTGACGCCCTCATCGTCGTCGGCGGCGAGTATATCACCGGTCCGCATGCGGAAATCCCTATCGGGGAATATCTTCTTCGGGTAAGATATTTCGGCTATACCGAGTATACAGGCACCGTTGTAATCGAAGAGGGAAAGACGACATCCCGCGATATCGCACTCGAGAAAGCGGCCTTTTCCGCAACCGGACTTTCCGCAAATAGAATCAGATTCAATCCGTCGAATCCCGGCTCACTCGGAACGACTATTATTTCATTTCATGTCACAAACCGTGGTACCGCCGGACTCCTGATAATTGACGGAAACGGAAATGAGGTCCTCGACTACCCTTTTCCTCCCTTTGCCACATGGGAACAGGAGTTCGAATGGAACGGGAAGACAGGCGGCGGAAAATCCCTCCCTGACGGCGAATATACGGTCAGGATTTCCGCACGGGGAGATGACGGTAATGATGTGGTGTTGTCGATGGCGGTCGTCATCGACAGATCGATCACGATATCCTATCTGAGTATATTCAATGGAATGTCGGGGCTTCTCTACACCCCGACCGCGGAAACGTTACCATCCGGGGGATTTCAACTTTCGACCGTGATTCTCGCCCACCTCGAGGAAGGCGACGACGAAATACTCATGCGAGCGCCCGTCGTCCTTTCCGGCAGATTCGGGTGCGGCGAATCGCTTGAAGTCGATTATCTTGCCGCGATGATTCTGGGAAGCGGCGAGCGCAGCATCGGTTTCGCCAGTATCGGTGTGAAAAAACTGCTTTTTACGACAAAGGACAGTGTTGGTTTTTCGGGCGGCATTTACGCAAAGGCAAGCTACCACGACGGAACGGGTTCGGATACCCTCTCGAACTTTCTCGGTATATCCGGTGGGGTTCCTTTACAGTTTCACGCAGGTCCGTTCAGCTTTGTGTTGAGCCCGGAAATCGTCCTCTCCGTCTACCGTGTCACCTATACATCGGATTATGACGAAGAATCCGGATTCTATTCCTGGGGATATGTGCGCGGCGGCCTTCTTCTCGACATGGGAACGGTGATCGCCGGTCTTTCATGCGCGGTCCGTACCCTTCCCTTTTCCGAAGGATTCGGATTCGATTACCCGGCGCTCGGCGCGGCGGAATGCCACTTCATGATCCCGGACACGAGTATATACGTGAGTCTGGCAGCCGCAACCGAGTTCGTTTCAATTGATAACTTTTATGTCATGGGCGGATTGGGGCTCGGTGTTATTTTTTGA
- a CDS encoding cyclic nucleotide-binding domain-containing protein, with amino-acid sequence MKLQSKKRGKEFLKEVGILSPLTEEELDLVWNIAKPVEIPSGRIIVKEGDIGDTMYLFSDGHVVVSNNLTLKLGKKGFSKAEKSMVKLDSSQVSFFGEMAMFEDEPRSATITALSDCYLYEIKRKDFETLCQLHPILGYKILREIAVVLCKRIRKGNKDILKLSTALSIALSK; translated from the coding sequence ATGAAATTACAATCAAAAAAAAGAGGAAAAGAGTTTCTCAAGGAAGTCGGAATTCTTTCTCCCCTCACCGAAGAAGAACTCGATCTCGTATGGAATATAGCCAAACCGGTCGAGATACCCTCCGGCCGGATAATCGTAAAAGAGGGGGATATCGGCGACACGATGTATCTCTTTTCTGACGGTCATGTCGTGGTCTCCAATAATCTGACACTCAAACTTGGCAAGAAAGGATTCAGCAAGGCCGAAAAATCGATGGTAAAGCTTGATTCGTCACAGGTGTCGTTTTTTGGTGAAATGGCAATGTTCGAAGACGAACCGCGGAGTGCCACCATCACCGCCCTTTCCGATTGCTACTTGTATGAGATAAAACGAAAAGATTTCGAAACTCTCTGCCAGTTGCATCCGATACTCGGTTACAAAATATTGAGGGAAATCGCCGTTGTGCTGTGTAAACGGATCAGAAAGGGAAACAAGGACATTTTAAAATTATCAACCGCGCTGAGTATCGCGCTTTCAAAATAA
- a CDS encoding NAD-binding protein: MASGRKEGIKTPKKQIKNSTSLIRKIKNSYNSLRKENLPKLIFFVIIIVFLGGFFIYFVEKGKTVGGSEQMFGRFFDGLWWTVVTITSVGYGDKYPQTEIGKIFAIFLMLVGVIVTSILSGTVASIFVDKKIKEDRGLQNITTKNHIAICGWNNNAENILNGLSAIAKNDLEVVLISEIDSEQFQALKIKFPDMNLNFVRGDFTNEKVLRRGSLQNARAAIVLSDNSGSHTIANADERTILATLAIKSISADIITSAELINPENRQHLIRAKVDEILVNGEFNGFLLSSSAFSSGIPLLVKSILSFESKNIIKQVQVPSSFVGKPFKELLEHFFSTGKGIIIGFLCAEKKIQLDDLLSEESDAIDEFIKRKFMEAEVDLLEEEKEEGRILLNPDPGYLIRETDTAFVIGTSE; encoded by the coding sequence ATGGCTTCAGGAAGAAAAGAAGGAATTAAAACGCCAAAAAAACAGATAAAAAACTCGACGTCGCTTATTCGAAAAATTAAAAACAGCTATAATTCACTGAGAAAGGAAAATCTTCCCAAACTCATTTTTTTCGTGATAATCATCGTCTTTCTCGGAGGATTTTTTATATATTTTGTTGAAAAAGGAAAAACCGTCGGCGGAAGCGAACAGATGTTCGGTCGTTTCTTCGACGGATTATGGTGGACGGTGGTGACCATCACCAGTGTCGGATACGGGGATAAATATCCGCAGACGGAAATCGGAAAGATATTTGCCATTTTTCTCATGCTTGTCGGTGTCATCGTGACATCGATTCTCTCGGGTACGGTTGCCAGTATATTTGTCGATAAAAAGATCAAGGAGGACAGGGGCTTGCAAAATATCACGACGAAAAATCACATCGCCATCTGCGGCTGGAACAATAATGCGGAAAACATCCTCAATGGATTGTCTGCAATAGCAAAAAACGACCTCGAGGTGGTCCTTATATCGGAAATCGATTCGGAACAATTCCAGGCTTTGAAAATCAAGTTTCCCGATATGAATCTCAATTTTGTCAGGGGTGATTTTACGAACGAAAAGGTACTGAGGAGGGGATCGCTTCAGAATGCCCGGGCGGCAATCGTTCTTTCCGATAATTCGGGGAGTCACACAATCGCCAATGCGGACGAACGGACGATTCTCGCGACCCTCGCGATCAAATCGATTTCAGCGGATATCATAACGAGTGCGGAATTGATCAATCCGGAAAACCGGCAACACCTTATCAGGGCGAAGGTCGATGAAATACTCGTCAATGGCGAGTTCAATGGTTTCCTCCTTTCATCATCCGCTTTCAGTTCGGGCATTCCGCTTTTGGTAAAGTCGATACTCAGTTTTGAAAGCAAGAACATTATCAAACAGGTTCAAGTACCCTCATCGTTTGTCGGAAAGCCTTTCAAGGAACTGCTTGAACATTTTTTTTCGACCGGAAAGGGAATCATTATAGGATTTCTCTGCGCTGAAAAGAAGATTCAGCTGGATGACCTGCTTTCGGAAGAGTCGGATGCGATCGACGAGTTTATCAAACGTAAATTCATGGAAGCGGAAGTCGATCTGCTCGAAGAGGAAAAGGAAGAGGGCAGGATTTTGCTTAATCCGGATCCGGGTTACCTTATCAGGGAAACGGATACGGCATTCGTGATCGGAACATCGGAATAA
- a CDS encoding trypsin-like peptidase domain-containing protein: protein MRKRLFLCPILILLVTGAGFAQEEETRIFELYKDGIVYIDQALYFKSETVERKDLFRKLEEKYSTPLLDAHFPISCGSGFMITETGAIVTNYHVMDSEDIEKRREGTYWYLMEMFAKDLPEGFFSSNEFDILMKSFKRLFDTSEFSYRVRVANETYYKPEILAYDEKLDLALLKIEEKEKFTSLPIGDSDELKVGNRVIAIGYPFQITMDWFLKDFKSTLTTGTVSSLRKDLQGIQHTATVNPGNSGGPLITTSGRVVGVNVSILKDAQNICFAIPSKKLTQWLEKKGYKNLLAMNRKIDTTIFSSGFIDAGGVLEIGTSLFIKLEEKCNVYIDGESKGTTPLLLSDLKEGESYLEIESDTLYHGRRIGVNPARKDIVTYSPKMGKFVGNLYIESSPSGADIFIDGRARGTTPAALSDLTAEKHTVEIVKNGYAVYQKEIEVVRKKTIDIKTTLEPAYRVTFKNPLPKGTTMKVKGKNLDKTFSSNESIELPSGKWTIVISNDKFFPDNTMEFEIKNDSITLAFDPAYFRSSIVFANLLPGSAVFLNNTDISDRIENDSFETVVGEYTVTVMKKDYFDYREKVILEKVKNAVVTINYIKDPAIDSVRYAWIGYPTLGAGLLAVGLGFILNMDDIAIDITPGYDEYVFIKWTSFSFACAGVVAVIVGGAYVYLSIRNSDESARLRKSMALSVDVTETGPCVVVRYRLR from the coding sequence ATGAGAAAACGGTTGTTTCTGTGTCCGATATTGATCCTCCTTGTAACTGGCGCGGGATTTGCACAGGAAGAGGAAACCAGGATTTTCGAGTTATACAAGGACGGAATCGTTTATATCGATCAGGCCCTGTATTTCAAGTCGGAAACGGTAGAAAGAAAGGATCTTTTCCGGAAACTTGAAGAGAAATATTCAACGCCGCTGCTCGACGCCCATTTTCCGATCAGCTGCGGTTCCGGTTTTATGATAACCGAAACGGGGGCGATAGTCACGAATTATCATGTCATGGACTCCGAAGATATCGAGAAAAGGCGGGAAGGCACATACTGGTATTTGATGGAGATGTTCGCAAAGGATCTTCCCGAGGGTTTTTTTTCATCAAACGAGTTCGATATTCTCATGAAAAGCTTTAAAAGACTTTTTGACACATCGGAATTTTCATACCGGGTCCGGGTGGCGAACGAGACATATTACAAGCCGGAAATTCTCGCATACGACGAAAAACTCGATCTGGCGCTTCTCAAGATCGAGGAGAAAGAGAAATTTACCTCCCTGCCGATCGGCGATTCCGATGAATTGAAGGTGGGAAACAGGGTGATCGCGATCGGATATCCTTTTCAAATCACCATGGACTGGTTTTTAAAGGATTTCAAATCCACACTCACTACCGGTACCGTTTCATCTCTCAGAAAAGACCTTCAGGGAATTCAGCATACCGCCACCGTCAATCCGGGCAACTCGGGCGGACCACTCATCACGACGAGCGGAAGGGTTGTCGGCGTCAATGTTTCGATTCTGAAGGATGCCCAGAACATCTGCTTCGCCATACCATCGAAAAAACTCACCCAATGGCTGGAAAAAAAAGGGTATAAAAATCTGCTTGCCATGAATCGGAAGATCGACACAACCATATTTTCTTCCGGGTTTATCGATGCCGGAGGTGTTCTTGAAATCGGGACGAGTCTATTTATCAAACTGGAAGAAAAATGCAATGTATACATCGATGGAGAATCGAAAGGAACGACCCCACTGCTTCTGAGCGATCTGAAAGAAGGAGAGTCATACCTCGAAATAGAATCCGATACCCTGTATCACGGCAGGAGAATCGGGGTCAATCCGGCGCGAAAGGACATCGTCACTTATTCCCCGAAAATGGGAAAATTCGTGGGAAATCTCTATATCGAATCCTCTCCATCGGGTGCCGATATATTCATCGACGGCCGGGCAAGGGGTACCACCCCCGCAGCACTCTCGGACTTGACTGCCGAAAAACACACGGTAGAAATCGTAAAAAACGGGTATGCGGTCTATCAAAAGGAGATCGAGGTTGTTCGGAAGAAGACAATCGATATAAAGACAACCCTCGAACCGGCATACAGGGTAACATTCAAAAATCCCCTCCCCAAAGGGACGACGATGAAGGTAAAAGGAAAAAATCTTGATAAAACATTTTCGAGTAATGAATCAATCGAACTTCCCTCCGGAAAATGGACGATTGTCATCTCGAACGACAAGTTTTTTCCTGATAACACAATGGAGTTTGAAATCAAAAACGACAGCATTACCCTGGCGTTCGACCCAGCCTATTTCCGTTCCTCGATCGTCTTTGCCAACCTGCTGCCCGGGAGCGCCGTGTTTTTAAACAATACCGATATTTCCGACCGGATCGAAAACGACAGCTTTGAAACGGTTGTGGGTGAATATACGGTGACGGTGATGAAAAAAGATTACTTCGATTACCGGGAGAAGGTGATCCTCGAAAAGGTAAAGAACGCGGTTGTGACAATCAATTATATCAAAGATCCGGCCATCGATAGTGTCAGGTACGCATGGATCGGCTACCCGACGCTCGGTGCGGGACTCCTGGCCGTCGGATTGGGTTTTATCCTGAATATGGACGATATCGCCATTGACATTACTCCGGGCTATGACGAATACGTTTTTATCAAGTGGACCTCCTTCTCTTTTGCCTGTGCGGGCGTTGTGGCGGTGATTGTGGGAGGGGCATATGTCTATTTGTCGATCCGGAATTCGGATGAATCGGCCAGACTCAGAAAATCCATGGCACTATCCGTCGATGTTACCGAAACAGGACCATGTGTCGTCGTGCGATACAGGTTGAGATAA
- a CDS encoding sugar ABC transporter permease, with the protein MKKHDKNGFIHEMTKNKILYLMFIPIFLYYLLLAYIPMTGIVMAFKEFNYRDGLWMSPWIGLKNFEFFFKSGKALQVTVNTAIYNGLFLVCYTFFSILVAVLVADMRGKYYRKITQSFMFLPYFISWVVISSMLNNFFHFDHGIFNNLLKSLGGKPVNIYTTPDIWMWILPFMYTWKWVGFGSVLYLAAIMGIDQEIYEAARIDGAGILQRVRYVTLPSLKPTMIILILIGIGKIMRGEFDMFYNLIGNNGILIDKTDIIDTLVFRSILGTQDFGMASAAGLYQSILCFLIIVTVNSIVKKINPDYALF; encoded by the coding sequence ATGAAGAAACATGATAAAAACGGTTTCATCCATGAGATGACAAAAAACAAAATACTCTATCTGATGTTCATCCCGATATTTCTCTATTACCTTCTTCTTGCCTACATTCCCATGACAGGCATTGTGATGGCATTCAAGGAGTTCAATTACCGTGACGGGCTGTGGATGAGTCCGTGGATCGGATTGAAAAACTTCGAGTTCTTCTTCAAATCGGGCAAGGCCCTCCAGGTAACGGTCAATACCGCCATATACAACGGACTTTTTCTCGTCTGTTACACCTTTTTCTCGATCCTGGTGGCGGTGCTGGTCGCCGACATGAGGGGAAAATACTACAGAAAGATAACCCAGTCGTTTATGTTCCTGCCGTATTTTATTTCATGGGTGGTAATTTCTTCGATGCTAAACAATTTTTTTCATTTCGATCATGGTATTTTCAACAATCTACTGAAAAGCCTTGGTGGAAAACCGGTCAATATCTATACGACACCGGATATCTGGATGTGGATTCTTCCGTTTATGTATACATGGAAATGGGTCGGTTTCGGAAGTGTTCTGTATCTCGCCGCGATTATGGGTATCGACCAGGAAATCTATGAAGCGGCGCGTATCGACGGTGCCGGTATTCTCCAGCGCGTCCGCTATGTTACACTCCCGTCGCTCAAACCCACCATGATCATCCTCATTCTTATCGGGATCGGCAAAATCATGCGCGGCGAGTTCGACATGTTTTACAACCTGATCGGAAACAACGGCATCCTTATCGACAAAACCGACATCATCGATACCCTTGTTTTCAGATCCATTCTGGGTACACAGGATTTCGGGATGGCGTCGGCGGCCGGATTGTATCAATCGATACTTTGTTTTCTCATCATCGTCACGGTGAACTCGATCGTGAAAAAAATAAATCCGGATTACGCGTTATTCTGA